One region of Erwinia tracheiphila genomic DNA includes:
- a CDS encoding IS1 family transposase (programmed frameshift), with protein MAKVDVVCPQCNETHAVRCNGHSASGAQRYICKHCSKTFQLNFSYSGAKPDTHQTIVNMAMNDSRCRDTARVLGISLNTVLRHLKKFPPKQVAENIDPETEVVICCEAGEQWSYVRCKSNPRWLFYAYDRIRKRALAHVFGPRNAPTLRQLLALLSKFNIAFYMTDAWPVYKVLLSATGHVVSKKYTQRTERHNLNLRTHIKRLTRRTICFSKSEEMHDKIIGWYLTLHHYQ; from the exons ATGGCTAAAGTTGATGTCGTCTGCCCTCAGTGCAATGAAACTCATGCTGTACGATGTAACGGACATTCAGCATCCGGTGCCCAACGTTACATCTGCAAGCATTGTTCAAAGACCTTTCAGCTCAACTTTAGCTACTCCGGTGCCAAACCAGATACACACCAGACCATTGTTAATATGGCCATGAATGATTCCAGATGTCGCGATACCGCACGGGTTCTCGGTATCAGCCTCAATACGGTTCTGCGGCACTTAAAAAAATTTC CGCCAAAGCAGGTAGCTGAGAATATCGACCCCGAAACGGAGGTTGTTATCTGCTGTGAAGCCGGTGAACAATGGTCTTACGTGCGGTGTAAAAGCAATCCCCGGTGGTTGTTCTATGCTTATGACCGTATCCGCAAACGTGCTCTGGCCCATGTCTTCGGCCCGAGAAATGCCCCGACCCTGCGACAATTGCTGGCCCTGTTAAGCAAATTTAACATTGCCTTTTATATGACAGATGCGTGGCCGGTTTATAAAGTTCTGTTAAGTGCAACAGGCCACGTGGTGAGCAAGAAATATACCCAACGGACAGAACGACATAATCTTAATCTTCGCACACATATCAAACGACTGACCCGCAGAACAATTTGCTTTTCGAAGTCAGAGGAAATGCACGATAAGATCATCGGTTGGTATCTTACTCTTCATCATTATCAATAA
- a CDS encoding FMN-dependent NADH-azoreductase, which produces MSNVLVLKSSILAGYSQSSQLADSFVDEWKAAHGSDGITVRDLAANPLPVLDGELVGALRPSDAALTPRQQEALNLSDELIAELKAHDIVVIAAPMYNFNIPTQLKNYFDLVARAGVTFRYSENGPEGLITGKKVVVISSRGGIHKDTPSDLLTPYLKLFLDFLGMSDVKFVFAEGIAYGPEVAQKATSEAKAVLKDIAAS; this is translated from the coding sequence ATGAGCAACGTTTTAGTACTCAAATCCAGTATCCTTGCCGGCTATTCCCAGTCGAGCCAGCTGGCCGATAGCTTTGTTGATGAATGGAAAGCGGCACACGGTAGCGACGGCATTACCGTTCGCGACCTGGCGGCCAATCCGCTGCCCGTACTTGATGGTGAACTGGTTGGTGCGCTACGCCCTTCCGATGCGGCATTAACGCCCCGCCAGCAGGAAGCATTGAATTTATCCGATGAACTGATCGCAGAGTTAAAAGCACATGACATCGTTGTTATCGCCGCGCCAATGTACAATTTCAACATTCCTACGCAGCTGAAAAATTATTTCGATCTGGTCGCCCGCGCTGGTGTCACTTTCCGCTACAGCGAAAACGGACCGGAAGGGTTGATAACGGGTAAAAAAGTGGTGGTTATTTCCAGCCGTGGCGGCATTCATAAAGATACGCCGAGCGATTTGCTCACGCCTTATCTTAAATTATTCTTGGATTTCCTTGGAATGTCAGATGTGAAATTCGTTTTTGCTGAAGGTATCGCTTACGGCCCGGAAGTTGCACAAAAGGCCACCAGTGAAGCGAAAGCAGTGCTGAAAGATATTGCGGCGTCCTGA